A window from Oncorhynchus clarkii lewisi isolate Uvic-CL-2024 unplaced genomic scaffold, UVic_Ocla_1.0 unplaced_contig_13735_pilon_pilon, whole genome shotgun sequence encodes these proteins:
- the LOC139397149 gene encoding general transcription factor 3C polypeptide 3-like — protein MSGFSSELIDYLEGRISFEEFEIRREERKAKLKVSNEGRSEEDEEIGPDDTLPSTSHGRSPRKCSQKRPAADPEEGVSPSVQKAFASMMEEGTETEQTEEEEEEEDDDEDNDDDYEEEEEEDSEEERKVEAKGDEEGPSAGDVFALEMELNRENKKMMKERRNRSKLPRALRGLMGEANIRYARGDKEDAVLMCMEIIRQAPLAYEPFSTLAMIYEDQGDMEKSLQFGLIAAHLNPSDCEEWVKLADMSLEQDNIRQAIICYTKAIKYDPSNVRYLWERCSLYEQVGEHKQSMDGYRRILNLLPPTDGEHFMQLSRDMA, from the exons ATGTCGGGGTTCAGTTCAGAGCTCATTGACTACCTGGAGGGAAGAATTTCATTCGAGGAGTTTGAAATacggagagaggaaagaaaagctAAATTGAAG GTATCGAACGAAGGGCGTTCAGAGGAAGATGAAGAGATTGGACCAGATGACACTCTCCCCAGCACTTCCCACGGCCGCAGTCCGAGAAAATGTTCTCAAAAACGGCCCGCAG CGGATCCCGAGGAAGGCgtcagcccctctgtccagaagGCCTTTGCCTCGATGATGGAGGAGGGAACAGAGACTGAACAgactgaggaagaggaagaggaggaggatgatgatgaagacAACGATGACGATtatgaagaagaggaagaggaggattcagaggaggagaggaaggttgAAGCTAAGGGAGATGAGGAAGGGCCCTCAGCTGGGGATGTCTTTGCTCTGGAAATGGAGCTTAACCGAGAGAACAAGAAGATGATGAAG GAGAGACGTAACCGCAGCAAGCTGCCCCGGGCCCTAAGGGGCCTCATGGGAGAAGCCAACATCCGTTACGCCCGCGGAGACAAGGAGGACGCCGTCCTGATGTGTATGGAGATCATCAGACAGG CCCCGCTGGCCTACGAGCCCTTCTCCACCCTGGCTATGATCTATGAAGACCAGGGGGACATGGAGAAGTCTCTACAGTTTGGCCTGATCGCTGCTCATCTCAACCCCAGCGACTGTGAGGAGTGGGTCAAGCTGGCCGACATGTCTCTGGAGCAGGACAACATCAGGCAGGCCATCATCTGCTACACCAAAG ccatTAAGTATGACCCCAGTAATGTGCGCTACCTATGGGAACGTTGCAGCCTGTATGAGCAGGTGGGGGAACACAAGCAGTCCATGGACGGGTACCGTCGTATCCTCAACCTACTGCCCCCTACTGACGGGGAGCACTTCATGCAGCTGTCACGAGACATGGCCAA